Below is a genomic region from Polyangiaceae bacterium.
ACGGCCTCTCGCATGTTCTTGTCGGCGACGAAGAAGAGGAGGTCGTTCACTCGAACACCCCCGTTGCGAACAAGGTGCCGAGGTCGATCGCGCCCTTCCAATCGACGAGGCGCGGGTGCTGGTCGCCAGGCACGACCGAGGCCGCGCCGCTCCGCGCGAGGCGCGTGATGAGCAGCTCGGGCAGCTTGGTCGACGCGAGCACCACCGGAGAGTGCGTCGAGACCCAGACCTGGCTGTCGTAGAGCGAGCGCAGCGAGTCGAGCACCGTCGCGATCGCCTGCGGGTGGATACTGTTCTCGGGCTCCTCCACCACGAGCAGGCGCGGCGCGTCTTCGATGTACGCGAGCAACGTGAGCGCGAGGATGCGCAGCGTGCCCTCCGAGAGCCCCGACGACGTGACCTCGAAGCCCGCCTCATAGGTCACGCGGAAGTAGGCATGGTGGTCTTCTTCGCGCTCGCGCACGGCGATGGCGGTGATCTGCGGGAGGGCGGTGCGGACGTGGGAGACCCACAGCGCGAAGCGCTCGGGATCTTCTTCCTGCAAGCGCAGCGCGAGCCACGGCAGGTTCTCGCCGGAGCTGAGAAGCGGCTTCCGCTTGAGGCCGGGCTGGCTTGGCGCGCGCAGCTTGCTCCACGTCGGGTCGAAGAACACGACTCCGTCGAGCAAAAGGTTGAGCAGCCAGGTGCTCGCGGGGAACTCGTCTCTATTCTCGACTTGGATGCGCAGGAGCGCGGGCAGCGACTCGTCGATTCGTGCCGAGCGCTCTTCTTCCAGTTCGGCCTCTTCCGGCGACTGCGACCGTCGACGTGGCGCAGGTCGAACCTCTCGGGACGGAACCTAGTGTCCCGACCATCCTCACGCTTGATGACGAAATGCCAACCTTTCTGCCGAGCATTCTCGCCCTGCAACGGCAGTCGATCCGCCTCGTACTCGTCGGAGTGCGTGAACAGGAACAGGTACTCGTTCTGCACCGCCATCTGGTGCTCGTTCACCCGGAGCCGCAGTTCGTAGCGGATGTGCGTCGGGTGCTTCGAGGCGTCCTTCTGCACCGCCGGCGTCGAGCGCTTGCGCACCGCCTCGCGCACCGCGTCGGGCAGCCGCGCCTCGATGCCCAGCGAGAAGCTCTGGCCGTTGTGCCGGAAGCACAGCTCGCTGAGCGTGGAGGCGCGAGGGCCACGGCTCAGGATCGGGTCCATGAACGCGCTCGAAATGCTCCGACTCCGCAAGAGGTCGCCGAGCAGAACCGGGATGTCGAGGAGCGTGGTCTTGCCCGAGCCGTTCGCGCCGGCGACGACGACGAGCTCGCGCGTAGGGATCGAGAGCTTCTCGAAGCATCGATAGTTGGTGGCGTCGATATGCGTGATCACGCGCCCGGCTCCTTGCTCTTCTTGCGGAACTCTCTGTATGCGTCCGCAATCGGCCCCTCGATGACGCGACCATTTTCGAGAGTGATGGGAAGATCGCTGTCCACGACCTTCTTCTTGCGGTGGAGCACGCGCTCCTTGAACGAACCGTTCACGCGGATGCGCTCGACCTCTTTGACGTCTTCGAGGATTTCCTCACCATCTGGGCTGCGCTTGTAGAGCGTGTTGCCACGCCGATCGAAGCCGACCTTCTCGGCGACGGCCATGAACACCGGGTAGTCCTTGGTGCTGCCGAGGTCCGACGCCTTCAGCTCCTGCTCCGTCTTCTTCTTCAAGAACAGGAGGCTCGTGAGGATGTTGACGTTGGCCTCTACGATGAAGACCTCGACGGGCAGATCGATGCTTGCTAGCACCCACGTGTGCCGGAGGATCCACCAACGGATGTACTCGTCGCCCGGGTTGCCCAGGATTCCGTCGGGCAGAACGATGCCCATGCGGCCACCGGGCTTGAGCCAATCGACGCAGCGCTCGATGAACAAGACCTCAGGTGCGACGCTTCCTTGCAGCCGCCCGGTGTTTCTAAAGCCGCCGTCCTCGGTGCGCTCCCAGATATGCGCGAGGTCGAAGTTCCGCAGGATGTTCGGATCGGTGATGGGGATCTCCGAGCCGAAGGGCGGGTTCGTCATCACCACGTCCATCGTGCCGAGCTTCGCGACCTTCTCGGCCTCGGCGAGCCCGGGCAGGTGCCCCTTCGGGAATTCGAGCGAGTTGATGTTGAAGAGGTGCGCTTCGGCGTTGCTCGCCATCACCGCGTTCATCTGCGCTGCGCGCACGAGGAACGGATCGAAGTCGGCACCGAACAGGTTCTTCTTCACGAACTCGGCGAGACGCTCCTGGATGGAGATGAACTCCTGCGTCGACTCCGCGCCGGGCTCGATGCCTTTCTCGGCCTGGAACTTGCGCGAGGTGCGCGAGCGTCGCCGTGAGGAAGCCTCCAGTGCCGCATGCGGGGTCGAGTACGCGCTCGTTTGGCTTCGGGTCGAGCATCGACACGACGAGCTTGATTGGGCCGCGCGGCGTGAAGTACTGGCCGCGATCGCCGCGCAGGTTGGTGCCGACGATCTCCTGGTAAGCGGCGCCCTTGGCGTCGACGTCGGTGCGCCCGAAGTCGTACTTCGCCAGCTCCGAGACCATGAAGGCCAGCGCGCGATCCGAGAGCGTGATCTCCTCGTTGCCCCGGAAGACCGTCGAGTACTTCTTCTTCACCTCGTCGAAGAGCGGGAGGATGCGCTTACGGATGGCCTTCTGGCCCTCGGCGTCGAACTGTTCGTCGATGAGTTGGCCGTTCTTCTCGAAGCGACCAGCCCAGAAGCGGCGCGCGTCGTTCGGCTGCCGCTCGTCATGCATCTTGGCGAAGATGAGGTAGAGGAACTGCCAGAACGCGGCGTCCTTCGGCATGCCCTCGTTGCCGTGAATGAAGTTGTGGCAGCGTCGGAAGGCGGTGCGCAGCATCTCCGGGTCGGCGCGACGGAGCTTGGCGTGCGAGGCGACGTCCCGCGTGCCGATCGAGTCGTCGGCCAGCGGCCAGTCGCCGATGGGGATGAACTTGACGTCGAACTTGGTGCGCTTGACCTGGAAGAAGAAGAACTCGAGGCCGTTGGTCCACAGGCCGTACTTGCAGTTCTCGCAAGCGGCCATCGCGTCCTTGAGCAGCTCGAGGTCCTTCGCGGCCTGGTTGTGGTCGCGCATCTTATACGCGCCCTTGTCGCCGAGCTTCAGCTCCTTCTGGCAAACGACGAGGCGACGCACGTTGGCGGCCGTGTGCTCGGCGCTCGGCTCGAAGATGGCGATGTCGATCTTCTTGTTCGACGCCTTGCCGGACTCCTCGACCCGCACTTTGAAGTCGGGCTCCATGTCGTCGACGTTGATGCCGTACTCGTGGAAGAGCGCACGAGCGATGCGCTGGCGAACGCGCTCCTTGTCGTTCTCGGCGACCGGCTTGCCCGTGATGTAGTCGAGGATCTTGCCATCCTCGATGGCACTCGCCTCATCGGTCGACGTGCCGTTCATTTCGGTCTCCGTCACCGCCTCGGTCTTTGCTGCTACTGATTTCTTGGGCCTAGCCATTTCGATCCTTCACACCAAGCTCGTCGGAAGATGAGGCAGCGCCGCCGTCCCGGACCCAAGCGTCGACGTCCTCGCGCTTGAACTTCCAGAAGCGACCGACCTTGTGGCCCGGCATGCCCTTCGAGGTGACCCACGTGTAGACGGTGTCCTTGCTCACTCCGAGGTACTCGGCGATTTCGTCAACTGAGAGCCATCTGTCGTCCATGTGCGTCCTTGTGCCGTGCCCGGCTGACTACTGCCTGAACACGGTAACAGCCTGTGCAGCTTGGAGACAATAGGATTTATTAGGACTGAGGCAGGTTGGTTGTTGGGGCATTGGGTCGGACAGGGTTGGCTCGGGCAGTCGAGTCCACGAGCTGCCCAGCGGTGCCAAGCCACGCCTGTGCGCGGCGTGTGTCCCAACTCCTCCGCACCCGTCGGATCGCCGCTCTGCAGACCGCGAGCTCGCCGTGCGTTTTTCCTTGATTCTTAAACCCGGACATGCATTTGCGCCAGCAAACACGCACTTCGACGACCGCCGATACCGCCATCTGCTTGTGCACCGCAAGCGTGCTTTTTTACGTCCTTCCCCCACTTTCCTCTTGCCTTCCACCCCAAGAACGCCTCTACTCCCATCAACTCCACCTTTGCGAGGTTCCGGCCATGGACGGCTCACTCGAAAGTCTGCTCAATCTGTACCAATTCCCCACCGGTCGACGCTTGTTTGCCCATCGATTGGTGCGCGCTCGCGCCGAACAGGATGGTTACGACAAGCTCGTCAAACATTGCGACCAGGCCATTGCCCACGACGTCGCCGCCCAAGCCCTCGAACGACGCTGGGCCGGCGAATCCACGTCGAGCGATTCCAATCCCGAAGCCCAACGCATCGACGTCCTCGTCGACCGCACCCTTGGCGCCATTCGTGACCACGTCGTCGCCCAAGCCGCCGGCGCCCCCGAGAGCGACCCCATTCATACGGCAGTTGCCGATTTTCTGAAAAAGGTTTTCCCCACCGGTGTCCATGCCATTACGACATTGCCCTATGTCGAAGAGCTCGAAGCCGTGGGCGCCATCGTCCGCTCGTTCTCGGATGAGCTTGCGCCGGCGGTTCAAGAATTGAGCCTGCAACGGCATGCCACACGTCTGGCGAATCTCGCTGCGGATTACCGAAAAGCACTCGAAGCGCCGCCGCCATCGCTGCTCGATTGGGGACGTATTCGCGCTGCCCGCGCCGAAGGCCAGGGCCTATTGCTCGAAACCGTCGCCATCATCCTGGGAAAGCGTCACGGTCGTTCGGCCGACGCCATCGCTGCCCGCCTGCAATGGCTCGGGCCCATTCTTCAGCAAAACGCCGCCATTGGCGCGTCCTTCAAAGGTCGCCGCACACCCACGGACGTCAATCCCGACACCGGCGAAGAATTGCCTGTGACGCCCGACACCACATCGCCCTGACCCTCGACCCCCACGAAATCACATCTTGCCCCACCTTCCGTCGGCCTCAACCCCCAGTGAACCGGATCCTCCATCCGCTCGCGTCCCCCTCGATGCGCATGTCGGCAGATGATCCATGTCTTTGTGCGAGGGTCGACCCCGCCGACGAGTGACCCAGCATCCCATGGGCTGAGCCTCGACCCCCAGCAAGGCACACCATGCATCCCACTGGCCGAGCCTCGACCCTGGGCGGACCCTGTGGTGGGTCTGATTTGCCGAGGGTCGATGTGGGTTTCGTCACGTTCGGAGTGCTTTGGCATTGGGCCAAAACACGGGCCGACTGTCCTGTCCCCAGACCCCGCGATTTTTACCTCTCATCAAACCGCTTGTCTCTCCAACCAAAGCTGCGGCACGAAGATTTTGGCTCCAAATGGAGCAATGATCTCGGCGAGCTCGGGCGGTATGATGCCGTAAACTTCGATGGATCTGCTGGCGAGCTTCGAGAGCTCGGCAAGATGTCCACTCACATGACGGATGTGATGAAGCAATGCCGCGGGACTCGAATATCGCTGGATGACGACGCACGTCGTGTTTTCGTCGTCGAAGTACCAATCATATGCCAGTGTCCCCGCTTCTTTTTCCCGTACGATGGCCATCGCTTCGTTGGCGACACGTTTGAATTCGTCGAGGTTGCCGTCCTTGATGGCGAATTTCGCAACGACTTGGATCTCAATCATGTTTTTTCCCCGGTAACATGTCCACCGCCAGTGACGACGGCAGCGTCTGCCCGCCATAACCTACCACGGGTTTCTCCACCCACGCGAAGTTCCGGCCATGGACGGTTCACTCGAATGCCCGCTCAATTTGCACCAATTCCCCACCGGTCGACGCTCGTTTGCCCGTCGAGCGCCCGCCAGCGGGACGCGCATCGACATTCATTGTCGGCGAACCCGAGCTCAATCAAAACACATGCCGCACTTGCAGCACCGTTTGGCCCGGCGAAACGAATAACGACGCATCCGTCGTCTTCGGCTTTGCTTTCGGCCCGCCAACCAAAACCATCACCGTGCCGGCAACGATTCCGGCAATTCCCACGCCGAGCCCGATGTTGGCGACGAGATCCATCGTTTTACCGCTCTCGACGATGTCGGCGTATTTGGGGTCCGTACAGCGCGTGCCGCCGCATTCCTGTTCGAGCTGCGCGAACTTGGCGTTACCTTGAATGCCGCCAATGGCAAACATGCCCATTCCAACGACGCCCAGCCCCAGGACGGCAAATCCCGCTTTGCGCAATCCACCGCCGGTCATAGCATCGGCACCTGAGACGGGTTTTTCCGTTCCGGATGGCGGCGTGCCCGTGGCGCTTTGAGGTTTGGCCCCGAATACCACGACCTTCGTCTCGCCAGCTTTGATTTGCTCCTGCCGCTTGTCCGCTCCCTGCGACAAACCCTCCGCCACGACGTCCACCGTGCCCGGTAATACGGCAATCGGAGCCCCCAATTTGTCCGCGGGAACCTCCACGCCGCCGAGAAGCACTCGTGCGCCGGCCGGAGCATCCACCAAGGTCACCACGACCTTGCCAATCTTCGGCTCGAGCTGCGCGACTTCGGACGCCGCTGCATCGCGCGTCTCGGCATACTTGGGCTCGGTTTCGGCGCGAGCCGCCGCTTCACGAAGCGTCGTTGCAAATTCGTCGTACGCCTCCGGCAACTTGCCCTGCGCGAGAAAACACTTGCCAATCATCAAGTGCGCATTGGGGCTCTGCGTGTCCTCGTAGGCTTTGCGAAACAAAAGCAATGCCGCGTCATACTTCTTTTCACTGAACAATTTGTGCGCCGTCTGGAAAAGCTCCACGACGGGATCCTTGGCCGCTGCGGTTGGCTTTGCAGTTGGTCCCGCAAAGGCCGAAGGCACGAGCCCCAGCGACGCGCCCGAAAAAACGAGCGCCACGAGAACCTTGCGTGAATGGGCGAACCGAGAGCCGATCATCATGCAAACTCAAAGTTCTTTCGGAATGAACGTCTTGGGGGATGGAGCGGGGGAGGGGGGCTTGGTAATACCCGTTTTGACCGTCGGGGTACGAGGCGTCGAAGTCGCCGTCTGCGCCGCCGAAGTCGCAGCCGAAGGCGCCGCGGAAGGGGCCGCCGCGGCGCTTGCCACGGGCGCTGCATCGTGCGGAGGCTGCGCTGAAGCACTCGTTGCGGCTGGCTCGCGAGTTTCGGCCGATGCGCTCACCACGGGAGCGGATGGTTTGTCATTCGACGACATTGCCGCAACGACAAACCCTCCGATCGCGCTGAGCACGAGCGTGGCGGCTGCCCCTGCATAGAGTAGCTTGCGGTTTGTCGGGGCTGGTCGTTGAGACGTCGGAGGCGTTGCGGCAAACCCGCTGCCAGACGCGGTGACGGTGCTTTCTTGGACCACTTTGGTGGCCGGGGTGTTGCCTGAAGACGTGCTCGCTGCGGCGACGTTGGGGCTGGATTGAATCGACGGGGCTGCTGGCAGAGATCGCAAACCCGAAGGCAAATCCGTCGGGGCTTTGTGGATCTGCAGCTCGCGCACGAACGCGCCGACGGCGCGCGGGGTGGCAACGACGACGCCAGCCGCTCGAGCCGCGCTGTCGACGGCATCTGCAAATGCAGCCGTCGTCGGGAATCGCTCGTCACGCTCGCGCGCGAGCGCGCGCATGACGACATCGGACAGCTCTTGCGGAATGGATTCGACCACGTCGCGCGGACGCTTGTAGTCGCTGTTGAAGAGCTGATTCATGATCGCCAAGTCGTTGTCACCTCGAAACAACCGGCGCCCCGTCAAAAATTCCCAGAACACGATGCCCGCAGCGAACACGTCGGCACGCCGATCCAAGTCCGCCATGCGCGCTTGCTCGGGCGCCATATAGGAGACTTTGCCCTTCGCATCGCCTCCACGCGTCGTGGCGATACGCGCCTCCGCGCGAGCGACGCCGAAGTCCATGATGCGCGCGATGCCGTCGACGCCGACGAGAATATTTTGAGGTGAAACGTCACGATGCACGACGTTGAGCGGCTCGCCGGCGGGGCCGCAAAGCTCGTGCGCAGCGTGCAACCCCGCGAGCACATCGAGCATGATGCGCACCGCGATGTCTTGCGGCAGCGTCTTTTTCTGCTTGCCAAGCGACTTGACGACTTGGCCCATGCTCGGCCCCTCGATGTACTCCATCACGAGGAGCAGACCGAGCTCGTCCTGTTGAATGTCGATCGTTCCAACGACGTTCGGATGCCGAATGCGCGCGGCCAGACGCGCTTCGTCCAGGAACATCGAGACGAACTCCGGCTCGTTCGACAGATGCGGATGCATCGTCTTGATCGCGACCAGACGCTCGAAACCTCCCGCACCTACGGCGCGACCGAGGTGCACGGTGGCCATGCCACCGGAGGCAATCGTATCGAGCAGTTCATAGCGCCCAGCGCGTAGCGTCATTGGTGCCAACGTTGATGCAAAGGTACAGCAGCCACGAGGATGATTGCACGTAGAAAGGGGTAGGATGATAGTCTAACGCTGCCCATGCTGCGCAACCAAGAGACTTGCACCGGTTCCTTCTTCAAACGTTACGTGCCGAGCATCGCGATCCCGCTCGCCCTCGTCGGGATCGGAGCCGTGGCGTCATGTAGCCACGATTGGGAATCGTACGACCCGAGATTGGTGGATGGTTCGTCCAGCGCGACCAGCTCGTCGAGTTCGAGCAGCAGCGGCGCGGGCGGGGAAGCATCGAGCTCGAGCGGAATGGCTGGAGGAATGGGCGGAGCTGGAGGAATGGGCGGCGGCGGAGGTGGCCCACTTTGCGTGCCGGATACGGCAAAGGCTTGTTATACGGGGGCTCCGGGGACCGAGAATGTTGGCGTTTGCAAAATCGGCGCGACGCTCTGTCAGGCCGACGGGATGAGTTACGGCCCGTGTCTCGGTGAAGTCGTGCCCATCGTCGAAGAATGCAGCAATGCCACGGACGACGATTGCAACGGCGCATTGAACGATCATTGCAGCGTATGGAGCCGCCGAGCTGGTGGAAGCGGCGATCAGCGCATTCTGTCGCTGGCCACCGATGCCATGGGTAACGTGATTGCCACCGGTCGCATGGTGAATGTGGCTGACTTTGGCAATGGTGTGCTCACGAGCGCCGGCGGGTACGACATGTTCGTCGCAAAATTCGATGGCGATGGAAATACGCTATGGAGCAAGCGGTTTGGCGGATCCATGTACGATTCTGGCAATGCAGTTGCCACCGACCCCGCGGGCAATATTTACGTGACCGGCTCTTTCAGCGGCACCGTATCGTTCGATGCGATGATGGTGACCGCGGTCGACGTCGAAGATGCATTCGTGCTCAAGCTCGATGCGACGGGCGCTGTCGTATGGGTCGGGACGCAAGGTGGAATGGGTAATCAACACGGTAATGCGATTGCCGTGGATGTCGACGGAAACGTCGTGGTTACCGGTGGATTTGCGACGGAGATCGATGCTGGTGGTTCCCAGTTCATGGCGGTCGACATGCTCGATGG
It encodes:
- a CDS encoding ATP-binding protein; the encoded protein is MFFDPTWSKLRAPSQPGLKRKPLLSSGENLPWLALRLQEEDPERFALWVSHVRTALPQITAIAVREREEDHHAYFRVTYEAGFEVTSSGLSEGTLRILALTLLAYIEDAPRLLVVEEPENSIHPQAIATVLDSLRSLYDSQVWVSTHSPVVLASTKLPELLITRLARSGAASVVPGDQHPRLVDWKGAIDLGTLFATGVFE
- a CDS encoding antibiotic biosynthesis monooxygenase → MIEIQVVAKFAIKDGNLDEFKRVANEAMAIVREKEAGTLAYDWYFDDENTTCVVIQRYSSPAALLHHIRHVSGHLAELSKLASRSIEVYGIIPPELAEIIAPFGAKIFVPQLWLERQAV
- a CDS encoding helix-turn-helix domain-containing protein → MDDRWLSVDEIAEYLGVSKDTVYTWVTSKGMPGHKVGRFWKFKREDVDAWVRDGGAASSSDELGVKDRNG
- a CDS encoding SBBP repeat-containing protein, which produces MLRNQETCTGSFFKRYVPSIAIPLALVGIGAVASCSHDWESYDPRLVDGSSSATSSSSSSSSGAGGEASSSSGMAGGMGGAGGMGGGGGGPLCVPDTAKACYTGAPGTENVGVCKIGATLCQADGMSYGPCLGEVVPIVEECSNATDDDCNGALNDHCSVWSRRAGGSGDQRILSLATDAMGNVIATGRMVNVADFGNGVLTSAGGYDMFVAKFDGDGNTLWSKRFGGSMYDSGNAVATDPAGNIYVTGSFSGTVSFDAMMVTAVDVEDAFVLKLDATGAVVWVGTQGGMGNQHGNAIAVDVDGNVVVTGGFATEIDAGGSQFMAVDMLDGYVLKMDEGGTPIGAMTFGGLGDDEGTAIATDGATNIVFTGYFDETVDFGGGVITDGGSLDTFLAKLDPMGNHLFSKGFPALGDQFPYSVAVDAAGNYYLFGDFDEFVNFGGGQQASAGDYDIFVAKLDATGAHLYTKTFGGPEEDSAGGMVRDKNGDLAITCATEGVVDFGGGPISNVGMFGSSDVVVFKLSGSNGAHVWSRRFGNSADQDSRAITTDGMNNVFVAGEFSGSINFGSGSMSSNGSDDAFLAKLPP
- a CDS encoding protein kinase, with translation MTLRAGRYELLDTIASGGMATVHLGRAVGAGGFERLVAIKTMHPHLSNEPEFVSMFLDEARLAARIRHPNVVGTIDIQQDELGLLLVMEYIEGPSMGQVVKSLGKQKKTLPQDIAVRIMLDVLAGLHAAHELCGPAGEPLNVVHRDVSPQNILVGVDGIARIMDFGVARAEARIATTRGGDAKGKVSYMAPEQARMADLDRRADVFAAGIVFWEFLTGRRLFRGDNDLAIMNQLFNSDYKRPRDVVESIPQELSDVVMRALARERDERFPTTAAFADAVDSAARAAGVVVATPRAVGAFVRELQIHKAPTDLPSGLRSLPAAPSIQSSPNVAAASTSSGNTPATKVVQESTVTASGSGFAATPPTSQRPAPTNRKLLYAGAAATLVLSAIGGFVVAAMSSNDKPSAPVVSASAETREPAATSASAQPPHDAAPVASAAAAPSAAPSAATSAAQTATSTPRTPTVKTGITKPPSPAPSPKTFIPKEL